A genomic segment from Amphiprion ocellaris isolate individual 3 ecotype Okinawa chromosome 17, ASM2253959v1, whole genome shotgun sequence encodes:
- the aff1 gene encoding AF4/FMR2 family member 1, with amino-acid sequence MASQPSVYNEERNLLRLRAWEQRNQETSQTKELNTENVPLFGEPYKTNKGDELSNRIQRMLGSYEDVNNPSSFSSEASPIPNCVNFSQSDLGQANTDKSTKPPFHNHVLYMSTQSQKGLTSSSYSPQPSKMSTASPNQGRSSTFSKPSLDHSHPSHVAHQQQKSDAFSDLREYVSLPQEMSAQSPDTQPLAFLHSSDHHNIDIDTKDTLDRHQLPGSTDLPSDSAVIMDVSCKDATLPQANKTNALPSQTFPPLLSSKQPSIVMTQKPTAYVRPMDGQDQVVSESPELKPSPEPYVQLPELINKSDLGKTKMMPPFLETRTDEAQCVEDILKEMTHSWPPLLPAIHTPRRNEPSKPLFLAKEAEHVSSCPGQKNHDTSLAEPTHLSQQSSLSSFEAAHSSGLESTSSSDSGSSSGSESDNEEPRQTPVGSFVKTEPNAPAVSHGDWQLGNWIRSSQQNSTTESQSSAHVSESPTQKNQMPTKSSKKSSVEVVDPTGQSKPQLSSHQKELTDNLPIPQQSRESPQDNRCHQSSQKSLSSDVNSCSSSRKLSKPAKAGCPDRTGAAVSAKYEEIITTQTKEPCFTDRPKVKTKTGHGKKSSGDTKKDIKRTKHTPPGKQKAGSEPGTGAMLVQYADCPSCGVHHPNPCSCPTQSPAQPDQLSSAPPVRVSSSKPKAESICQRGAKMPHKTDHKHLEKPEHTAKGSQDLHRPPRSLMVKIDLSLLSRVPQTSSIHQRVPSNSKRSHEGGSDASTSLKNMKTSKKSINQNIEADNKTLPTKKQKLENKNTSSSHVSLKLENSSNPAEAREQKKAKKNPVHLQPSAPSKDAPKGSKLDKCSSGKTQESSREAAKSKDSRKHKKSSGKHTQHPRHEKQKPPKSSLSVPSPLRPVKEALSSRPMLRFEERQHPVKHYIKEAKRLKHKADAESDKLSKAFNYLDAAMFFVESGIAMEKDPQISMSSYTMFAETVELLKFVLKLKNSVDPSAPPSEKDFIALCLKCQSLLQMAMFRHKHKTASKYSKTLSDHFNNSAQATHNPGCTSKVTDNPSPNMPSPANTSTSSGPGSNHSGSGLVVGSAGTTVVVPQAIEQVAFSYVNITMLFLSAHDIWEQAEELAHKGSGMLAELDTAMGPLNLTSSMSSMVRYTRQGVHWLRLDSQKV; translated from the exons TGTATACAATGAAGAAAGGAACCTTCTTCGCCTCAGAGCATGGGAACAGAGGAACCAAGAAACCAGCCAAACCAAAGAACTTAACACTGAGAATGTGCCACTCTTTGGGGAACCATACAAG ACAAACAAAGGGGACGAGCTTTCAAATCGAATTCAGAGGATGCTGGGCAGTTACGAAGATGTGAATAATCCCTCTTCCTTTTCCAGTGAGGCTTCACCCATTCCGAATTGCGTAAACTTCTCACAGTCAGATTTGGGTCAGGCAAACACAGATAAATCAACAAAACCTCCGTTTCACAACCATGTTCTTTACATGTCCACACAAAGCCAGAAAGGGCTGACTAGTAGCAGTTACTCCCCTCAGCCCTCTAAGATGTCCACTGCTTCTCCGAATCAGGGACGTTCATCCACTTTCTCAAAGCCTTCTTTGGACCACAGTCATCCCAGCCACGTGGCACATCAACAACAGAAGAGTGACGCCTTCTCAGATCTCAGGGAGTATGTCAGCCTTCCCCAGGAAATGTCTGCTCAGTCTCCTGATACTCAGCCACTAGCATTCCTACATTCCAGTGACCATCATAACATCGACATAGACACTAAGGACACACTTGATAGACATCAGCTTCCAGGGTCCACAGATCTTCCCTCTGACTCTGCTGTCATCATGGATGTTTCCTGTAAAGATGCAACTCTGCCTCAAGCCAACAAGACTAACGCACTACCCTCCCAGACCTTTCCTCCACTGTTGTCGTCTAAGCAGCCCAGCATAGTCATGACTCAGAAGCCAACAGCGTATGTACGGCCCATGGACGGTCAGGACCAGGTGGTCAGTGAGTCGCCTGAGCTGAAGCCCTCACCAGAGCCATACGTACAACTACCAGAACTAATCAACAAATCTGACCTGGGCAAAACGAAAATGATGCCACCATTTTTGGAG ACAAGGACAGATGAAGCTCAGTGTGTAGAGGACATCTTAAAG GAAATGACACACTCATGGCCTCCTCTCCTGCCAGCAATACACACACCTAGGAGAAATGAACCCTCAAAGCCCCTGTTCCTAGCCAAG GAAGCAGAGCATGTCTCTTCATGCCCAGGACAGA AAAACCATGACACCTCTCTTGCAGAGCCAACCCATCTCAGCCAGCAGAGCTCCTTATC TTCATTTGAAGCAGCACATTCCAGCGGGTTGGAGTCTACAAGCTCAAGCGACTCTGGCAGTAGCTCCGGATCTGAGTCAGATAATGAGGAGCCACGTCAAACTCCAGTGGGCAGCTTTGTTAAAACTGag cCCAATGCTCCAGCAGTGAGCCATGGTGACTGGCAGTTGGGGAACTGGATCAGGTCCAGCCAACAAAACTCCACCACTGAAAGTCAAAGCAGTGCACACGTCTCTGAGAGCCCCACTCAGAAAAACCAAATGCCCACTAAAAGCTCCAAGAAGTCCAGTGTAGAAGTGGTCGACCCCACTGGGCAGTCTAAGCCTCAGCTCTCCTCTCATCAAAAAGAGCTTACTGACAACCTTCCGATTCCCCAGCAGTCCAGGGAAAGCCCTCAGGACAACCGTTGCCACCAAAGTAGCCAAAAATCTCTCTCTTCTGATGTAAACAGCTGTAGCAGTTCCAGGAAACTCTCAAAACCAGCGAAGGCAGGTTGCCCAGATCGCACTGGAGCAGCAGTCAGTGCGAAGTATGAGGAAATTATAACCACACAGACAAAAGAACCGTGTTTCACAGATAGACCCAAggtaaagacaaaaacaggacatggTAAGAAAAGCAGCGGTGACactaaaaaagacattaaaaggaCTAAACACACACCACCTGGCAAGCAGAAGGCTGGGTCAGAGCCTGGAACTGGAGCCATGCTCGTCCAGTATGCCGATTGTCCTTCGTGTGGTGTGCATCATCCTAACCCCTGCTCCTGCCCCACCCAAAGTCCTGCTCAGCCTGACCAGCTTTCTTCTGCCCCACCGGTCAGAGTCAGTAGTAGCAAACCCAAGGCAGAATCCATCTGCCAGAGGGGCGCCAAGATGCCTCACAAAACAGACCACAAGCACTTAGAGAAGCCTGAGCATACAGCCAAGGGTTCACAGGACCTCCACAGGCCTCCGAGATCCCTGATGGTGAAAATAGATCTAAGTCTGCTCTCAAGAGTCCCACAGACCTCCAGCATTCACCAAAGGGTACCTAGCAATTCAAAGAGATCACACGAAGGAGGCAGTGATGCTTctacatcactcaaaaacatgaaaaccagcaaaaagagtataaatcaaaat ATTGAGGCAGACAATAAAACTCTTcccacaaagaaacagaagctGGAAAACAAGAATACCTCATCAAGTcatgtttctttaaaactgGA AAATTCCAGCAATCCAGCAGAGGCTCGGGAGCAAAAGAAGGCCAAGAAAAATCCTGTACATTTGCAGCCCTCTGCACCATCCAAAGATGCTCCTAAAGGctcaaaattagacaaatgcaGTTCAGGGAAGACACAAGAGTCCAGTAGGGAGGCTGCAAAGAGCAAGGACTCCCGTAAGCACAAGAAGAGcagtggaaaacacacacagcacccACGCCATGAAAAG CAAAAGCCCCCAAAGAGCAGCCTCTCTGTCCCTTCACCTTTGCGGCCAGTCAAGGAAGCTTTGAGCAGCAGGCCGATGCTCAGATTTGAGGAGAG GCAGCATCCAGTAAAGCATTACATAAAAGAGGCCAAAAGACTGAAGCACAAAGCAGATGCAGAG TCCGATAAGCTCAGTAAAGCTTTCAACTACTTGGATGCAGCCATGTTCTTTGTTGAGAGTGGGATTGCCATGGAAAAAGATCCACAGATTTCAATGTCTTCCTACACGATGTTTGCAGAGACTGTGGAGCTCCTTAA GTTTGTACTCAAACTTAAAAACTCAGTGGACCCGTCTGCTCCACCCTCAGAAAAGGACTTTATAGCTTTATG TTTGAAGTGCCAGTCTCTGCTGCAGATGGCCATGTTTcgccacaaacacaaaactgcatCCAAGTACTCAAAGACCCTCAGTGATCACTTTAAT aactCTGCTCAGGCGACACACAATCCTGGCTGTACATCGAA ggttaCAGATAACCCGTCCCCCAACATGCCGTCTCCAGCCAACACATCCACCAGCTCAGGTCCCGGCTCCAACCACAGTGGCAGCGGGTTGGTTGTGGGCTCTGCTGGCACCACCGTGGTCGTTCCTCAGGCCATTGAACAAGTGGCCTTCAGCTACGTCAACATTACTATGCTGTTCCTGAGCGCTCATGATATCTGGGAGCAGGCAGAGGAGCTGGCACACAAAGGCAGTG gtatgCTGGCAGAGCTGGACACTGCAATGGGCCCTTTGAACCTGACTTCAAGTATGAGCTCTATGGTTCGCTACACAAGACAAGGTGTCCACTGGCTGAGACTGGACAGCCAAAAGGTATGA